The sequence below is a genomic window from Salicibibacter cibarius.
CACGATCAGCGTTGATTTACCGAGCGGTCATTTTGAAATTGAAGCGGTGGCCGAAAAACTGGGATTGGATATTATTCCCGGAAAAGAAATGACGGATACCAGCGGTGTATTTTTGGAAAACAAATCGGACCGGGACACGTTGCACATATTCTTGTGTGAAGAAGAACTGAGCAATACTAAGTTCAACGATTCCGCGCTCGTTGATATGATCGGTGACATTCGACGATTAAATTGTCTATAATGAACGTCCCATGAGTTGGGAGAGGGCGCCCTCTCCCATAAAACAACCGGTCCGGGTACCGGTTGTTTTTTCATTCGCTGCCTTCCGGGTTTTTTTCTCAGGATACACATGATATAATAATGATAATTACTATCAATTAAAGGGAAAAAACGTTGCGCGTGATTGACGCGAACAACGCCTGGAGGGATCACCATGAGCAAAGCTCCTAAGCACTATTATTATCTTCGTTCACTAAACCATTCCATTGAACCGATTACATGGTCAAAAATAAAAGAAGATGGGTTCGATTTAACGATTAAACGTGAAGATGTTCCGTTTTTTATTTCTTTCTTTCGGGAATTAACCGACCTCTATGAAAACAAAGCTACCCGTGTTTCCGATTCGCACCGCATTTACATGGAGGAGCTTGCCTCTTTCTTCCGGGAACAAGCGCGGGAAATGTCCCAATGTACGTCTTTACAAAGCGAAACGAACGTTTACGTCATTCCGTTCAGCGATTTTGTTGCCGCGTTCATGTTGGCCGATGAAGCCTTCGAACGAATTTTTCAGGACAATGAAAAAATGGCGCATCATTTCGATAAAGTGTTGACGTATTACAAACGATTCAACTTAAAAGCAGACCCTATGAAAGCGCAGTTTATTTTGGATCACTTACCTGAACTTAGCTTTCATTATGAGTAACGACGACAGATGATGGGAGAGGCGTTTCATGCAACATTTGCAGTGGCAAAACCGGGCCCCGATAAAAACAATTACGTGTGTCCATGCAAACGCGGAAAAATACAAAGTGGACCGGGTGCTGACCCCCGGGAAAACATACGATGTGCAAAATGAAACCGATGAATTCTATTTCATCATTGATAACACCGGGATTATCGGGGGATTTAAAAAAGATTATTTTCGAGAGAAAGCCTAAACTTTTCGCCAAAAATGGCGGATGTTACAGACTTTCTTACATTATCAAACGGCTGCTTCGGCGGCCGTTTTAGCTTTTCATTGGCATCTTTTTCTCGATTGTGTTATGATAACGAAAACATATGTTCTTTATTTTCCTCTATGTTAGTATAAAGGGTGGCTTATTACATATGGATCACTACAGACGACGGGAACATGATGAACGAGATAAAGATCCCTTTGAAGAAAAGGATCATGATACGGGGGAAAGAGACGATGAGGACATCCCGCCGGAAGAGCCTCCGTTAGAGGATTTTTATCGCGAAGAAATAGAAGATGCAGGAACTGTAAAGAAAAAGAAAAGCAAGAGACGTTGGATGAAACTAGGCATCATTTTTGTATCTTTTTTATTGGTCATTCAAGGGACCACCTCCCTTATTCAACTTTTTCAACCTGATGTCGTGGATTTCCTGGCAACATCTTATGAGTTATCCCAAGATGAAGACGTGGCGGAGTGGCGGGAATCCGTCGTCACATTGGAAGTGGAAAAACCGGGCCAGACAACGCGGGGGACAGGTTTTTTTATTCATGAGGACGGGCTCATTGCTACGAACCGCCATGTGGTAGAGGATGCGTTGCAAACGGTTGTTACCTTGCACGACGGCTCCGCTTATGAAGCAACGCCCGTGAGCCAATCCGAGGATGTGGATTTGGCATTGATCCGGATCGAGGAAGATGTTGCTGTCGATCCGCTCCAACTGCAATCGGAAGAAGATGTTGAAGAAGGAACTTAT
It includes:
- a CDS encoding DUF6501 family protein, whose amino-acid sequence is MQHLQWQNRAPIKTITCVHANAEKYKVDRVLTPGKTYDVQNETDEFYFIIDNTGIIGGFKKDYFREKA
- a CDS encoding S1C family serine protease translates to MDHYRRREHDERDKDPFEEKDHDTGERDDEDIPPEEPPLEDFYREEIEDAGTVKKKKSKRRWMKLGIIFVSFLLVIQGTTSLIQLFQPDVVDFLATSYELSQDEDVAEWRESVVTLEVEKPGQTTRGTGFFIHEDGLIATNRHVVEDALQTVVTLHDGSAYEATPVSQSEDVDLALIRIEEDVAVDPLQLQSEEDVEEGTYITIIGNPLNFSGIANEGEIIESGNPTAISAPTYRGNSGSPAINEEGDVVGVIFATRHQPRGQGGSVGLMVPVGEVWRHIQEIGEEG